Genomic segment of Caretta caretta isolate rCarCar2 chromosome 4, rCarCar1.hap1, whole genome shotgun sequence:
TGCtttgttttaaacagatttttaggCCTATGTCCTGCGCAGCAGCCAAGCTGTGCTCAACATACTTTAGTGCAGGGTGGTGCAAAGGTAACTTTTAACATTTTGCATTCCCCTGAACCTGGGATCACATAGTCcatggcataagttagagcagcatgAGCTGCATATGATTTTATAGGGCTGTTCTGGCAACTAAGGATCACTGGAGTATAGGGATGTCATACCCACTCTACTGATGGCCAGGGAAGCGGTGGTGTACAAGCAATAGTAGTGACTGTGCACACCTGAGAATAACTGTACACAGTGGGAAAACCTTCAGTGGCAAGCTTTGAGCTGGAAGACCTGGCCCATAACTTTGAGAGACCTTTAGGAACACTGAAGTTTCTTACACTAGTGAGCATATATTTTCTTTAGATGGATGTTCTAATATTCTTGATTCgtcaaatgtttaaaaaagtaATCTTATAAAGAACACTAATAGTCCATAATTGATAACGCATTTATATGCGTGGAGAGCATATAAAGACAGATTCCTGTCTGGAGGCTTCAGTTTATGTAGGTATTTTTTACCACACCAATCACGGTGAATTAAGTGCTTATCAAAGTTGTAATTTGATAGGTGTTTCTTTAAACTACAGCATATAATATTACTGAACAAACTATTAAATAACATGTTAAAGGCCTATTACTATGTTCAagaatttttatttctatttttaaatgacaaaatgtgttcctaaatttaaaaaaaatagaaaataccttttatttatttatctatccaGTGTgattacagaagtcaatttttaatctaattttttatttttgtttgatttttggtttttgttgttttttttggttgATCGGTTTGTTTTTGGTATTTCAATAAATCTGATAAGTTGTTCTACATTTTCTTATTGCTATAATTGGAGTTCCAcataaaataagaaaaggagtacttgtggcaccttagagactaaccaatttatttgagcatgagctttcgtgagctgtagctgtagctcacgaaagctcatgctcaaataaattggttagtctctaaggtgccacaagtcctccttttctttttgcgaatacagactaacacggctgttcctctgaaacataaaaTAAGGTTAGCTGATTGGGTCCTAAACTCACTCATGGTGGTAATATCATTACAGGCTCCACAATACAGTAGAGTTTCATTTTAGATGACAGTTGCAAATAATTTTGTCTTTTCATGTcatttaattgaattttaattACAAGTTCAGCTAATAACATCGGGATTCAGTTAGGATTTTAAGAGATAGTAGCATCAACCTGATGGTTCACTTTGAACACCTTCAAACTTTTATATAAAATGTTTCAGGAGAGGAAGAAAATCACCAGGAATTATTAAGCATAGTTGATTGCTTTTATAGCATACAACTTAAAACTTACCTAGGGCAATAATTTATACATACAAAACTATGCATGTACAAATCTTAGTAAGAACGATGAAGTAATTTATGGCTTTTTATCATTCAGACAGGAtactagtttgtttacatttgttgaGTAATGAATTAATAATTTATATACATGGTATATTAAAATGTAAAAccaatcaaaatgaaattttgccaAAATGGAGATTTAAATGTTGAAAATGATTGGCAAGAGGAATAGGGTGAATAGTTAGTGTCATGTTCAGAGTTTGGtgatatgtttaaaaaatatatacttttctaAAACAGAATACTTTTAATATTATTTGCTGCTCTTGCTATTGGTACCAGTAAAAGTTCTGAATTATAGAGGataactattttattttagttaCTATTCAACAGTGGTTTTTGTGTTTAGTTGAAGAAAGATCTATTATTTCTACAATGGAACATTTTCAGCTTTTCAATTTAAATGATTGATTAGGTAAGTAGTAACTTTAGTTTTAATAAATTTGTGTTGAGAAATCAGTAGTTAAGAAGATAGTATTTTATAACTGATTTTGTTTTGGTTGAGTATCTGAGAACAGCTATTTTGAAGTCTTATTTAGATATAGACACTTAAGTTAACCTGATATTTAAAGGGATTCAATCTCATTTGGTTTGCAAGTTATTTACTTCAGGGGTTCCTTTTTGTTGTCTTCTAGGTacaaagtaagtgtgtgtgtgtgtgtgtgttttgagagaGATGCagtggaagtctgtggcagatttaTGCTACTGGGGTAAAAAAGGGAATCTATATCTTAAAAGAACATTAACGTCAGTGATGGCTTCTAAAGTTATTTCTATGGCCTACTAAGGTTGAATGTCCTTTTAAACAAATTTTTCAAGTTCATATTGAACATCTTATGGGCTGTGCTGCATAACACATACAGTAAGgaagggatggtcttgtggttaaaacacATAATCTGGAGTCAGAGGAGAGGggttctctccctgtctctgccacaagCATCCACTGTGACACTGGACATTGGACAAATCATTTTACCCCTCTCCATTTAcacctgtaaaataaggataatacttACCTCACATGTTTGTTGTGAgggttaattcattaatgtttgcaagGAAATTTGAAATACTGGATGAAAGATGCCATGAAATAAATAGTATTATAATTATtgtatttgagaaatgctggattTCAAACAATTTTTCCTTTGTtgagtaaaatgtttttttcactgAATATTTTCCTACTTAACATGCTAGAAATATTGTACTATATATAACATACATATCAGCTGTAGTGAAATAGTTCTATTAGAAATTTGCAAATACGATAAATGAACTATGTAAaggaaatggaaataatttttccATGCCTTTTCAGGATTTCAGTCTTCTGTTTAACAGTTAAAACTGTAACATACATCATATTttactgtaatttattttttgttttgatttgtttttgttttcagttcaacAGTTGGTGAAAAATCAGAGGAAGCAACTaaattggaaaaaggaaaatcagCACTAAACAAGGTTTTGGAATCTTTGTGCTCTTACCACTGGCAGCAGATTTTGgctattttgaaatttttaatcCAAGACAAAAATGTTCCTTCACTTTGCAGTTGCCTGCAACCTCATATTATCCATTCAGAAATTCAGAACTCCCTCATTGAAGATGATATCCATGTTCCATTTTGTAGTTCTGATGGACATATGGTGACAAAAAGATGCTGTTTACAAAATCAAAATCCAAACACTTGTTTACcatctctgtgtgtttgtattaAAGATTTGCACTGTTTGCCATGTCAGACTGTAGCTACTGGATGTATTAAGACAGTAGTGAATAAAAGGATTGCTCACAGTTGTAATCCTCATAGGTGCTATACAGGACAACTACAAAACTATAACAACAAGTACTCTGTGACGGCAGCAACTTGTACATCCTTTTCTTCAACCGAAGACTATGATTTGTCAAACAGCGTTAAAAGTTCTAGTAGATCTCGCAGCCCATCACCCCCTCCATTGTCACCTGTACAAAGTAATGAAACTGAAACATTGGAAGGATCACCTATAGATTTTCCAGCTTTAGACAACAAATTTGAAATAACCATTAATCAACCTCCATCTCTCTTGCCAGCAGAAGGAAGCAATAGAGAGTATGAAGATGAAGGTAAACTATGCAAAGGAAAAGGATTTGGTTACTCAAATGAAACGCGGCTGTCAACAGATCAAGAAAGCAGCAAATGTGTTATAAATtctgaaaagtttgaaaatggtgAACATTCTGCCATTTTTCAAGATTTAATTGATCgtattaatgaaaaattaaaatcaatagaaacTACAGATATAACAACCAATCTTGTAAAATTGTCTGAGAGTAACAGGGCACCAGAAAATGATAATGTAAAATTGGGGGACTTCATAACATCTCTATTGCACGATGCTAAAGCAAGTGATTACACTTTTATGGAGTTACTGAGCCAACATGATAAACAAGTGGAAAATAAAATTATCCAAACCAGATTTCGCAAACGTCAGGAAACTTTATTCGCAATGTATAATTCTCCTGATTCACCACTGATTAGGCGACAGTCTTTGCAAATCAAGAGGGAACTTGCAAGTCTTGATGAAACTTTTATAAGGAAAAAGTCAACTTTAGAGAGAAATGTAAAGAAGTCTACAAAAAAATATGGTAAAATGTCAGCAAACAAAGGAGACAGTTACAACATGTTTGAAGACAAAGCTTTAAAAAATCCTGACAATCTAGGTATGAGATGTCAAGCTAAATCCATGTCTTTGCCAGTGTGTCAAGCAGAATCAATGGGACTACCTCTGAATAATTTTGAAACTAACTCTGGTTTTGTAGCATTTTCAGAAAACAACGTTACTCTAGTAGACCAGACTAACTTTGCAAAAACACAAGGAGATTATGCAATTGAAAAAGAGCGTGATCAGAGTCCTTTGAAGGGGGAATATAATGGAATCTTGGGCAGAACTAAACGTAACATTGTGCCTCCTGGATGGTACTCTGTATATGTAACAAATGACTTTTTATGTAGAAAatcctccaaaacaaaaaaatctcctGAAAATTTGGAGAGAGATAATATCGTTAAAGATCTTCAAGCTGAAAGATCTATTGATGTAAATAAGATTGTAAGGAACACAAATCTACAAGTTGTTGTGGAGCGCTTGGAAGATACAATAAACATAGCCAAAAAGACTAAAAGTCCATTGTTGGATAGTTATAAAATATCCAGTACATTTGAGTGTGATATGAACGAAACTGCTAGGAGAGGCCTACATTTTAACATGGGTGAAAAAGGATGTGCAGGACAGAGTTTCCTCCCCCAGTCTCACTTGTCATGCAGCAATACATGCAAAACAGAGTGTGTGCCAACAAGAAAATACAAAGAAGTTCTAGATCAAGGACTTGGTAACAACCTTTTGAAAACTTCATCATCTGATTCAGGCAGATTGACTTTCAGTAATGGGGATGTACAAACAAGATCTGAAGTTGGGGAGAGTGCATCTCTCCTAGGTTACTCTAGCCCAATAAAACTTATGTTTGTCTCAGAGGTTAATAGTAGTGAAGGAGTGAAATATACTTTAACTGCTGCCAGTGCATCTTCTACAGCAAACACCAATCTTTGTTTATTTCAGAAGCATCCAGACACaatatcaggaaaaaaatctaaaacaaGTGATCTTGTTCATGAAATCTGCATTGGAGACTCTGGATATAATGGTAATGAAAGTGACAGTAAAGAGGAATCAAATTTTGATAATGCTGAGACAATTGCAGATACTTGTGCAGCAGGTGAAACTGACTTAAATTATTTTAAGCAAAGTGAAGAAACTGTGGAAAAATCAAATAGTGGCAATGaacctgttttaaaaagaaaacctggtAGGCCTAAAAAAATAGGGCCTCAGGTTGTAAAACAGGTTAAGCGACCAATTGGACGACCTCCAAAGCCTAAAATAAACATGGCTGAAAATAGTGACCTTAGAAGTGAACCCACCAGTATTGGGAAAACCACCAAATCTGATGTAACAGTGATGAAAGAAGTTATCAGTAACAAGAATATTactgtgacagttgtttttggaAGGTCAAGAAGAACTAAAAGGCATGTTTCTGAAGGTAAtatcaatataattaatgctaTGCCTACacaacatgattccaattttacAAATGACTCTAGTGAACTGAGGCAAAATACAGAAACTGAAAGTGGTTTTGCAGAAATAGTAAAAGTCTTACAGGATTCTGCTACTGAAAATGAAGTCTCTGGGTCTGGTTATGAATATATTAGACCTATCAAGAATAATCCACTGTTACCACACCTTTACAGCAATATCATACAACCAAACCAGAAGCCTTTAACTATCACTAGAAAGCCTGGTAGACCAGCAAAGGTAAAAATCTCTGGCATATCAGTGACTGTTAATAGAGTTTCACCTCAGGAAAGAAAAGTAAGTATTAGTGGCTGCCTACCTCCATTACAGCAACAGCAtgtgttagaaaaaaaaatatcacaagAGAAGAATAATCAACCGTGCAATAAGATGAATGAAATAAAGAACGTTCAGAATGACACTACCACGGTTTCATCTGTGATTACTGCAGAATCAAGAAAACATGAAATTCCTTTGAGGCATTCTGTTAGAGACAGAAGACCATCACTGCATTTCTTACATTCATTAGCATCTTCTAGCACATTTACTTGTAGAAGTGCCTTGCTACGTAAATCATATAAGCTCCGTTTGAAAAAAGCTAAGGATCAAAAGGAAAAACGTATGCAATCAAATCTGAGGATAGTATCCAACGATACCTCAGAAACTAAAAATCCAGGGAGTGAAGAAAAGGGTTCAGAGGTAAATGAATTCAGGTCTGTTAATGAAATATCACTGGATCCCATTTTTTCATCAAATCCTTCTCTCAGGTGGTGGGCTACTTCCACTTCACGTGACTCTTTGTTGGAAGAACTAAATAATAGATTTGAACAGATAACTAATACCTGGTTGCAAGTGGGTGGAAATGAATTTGAAAAGCGTTTATATGAAAAAAGCCATCATGTTGAACAAGATTGTAGCATTAAAGTGTCAAGACCTTTGGACACCTGCCTTGTAGAACTTGAAGCATCACCAATAAAAATGCTTTTCCAGAAGAAGTGTAATATAAATGAACTTAGTACTTGGTTTATGCAAACAACAGAAACACAGTCCCTCTCTCTAGTGAGAAAGGCAAATGCTCGCAATCCTTTGGAAGTAATTAGTACTAGAGAGATGAAGATGGGAAGTAAACAATCTGATCTTAATACTACTCCTTTcagaaagcactttaaaaagtttGCACTATCCTCTCCTTCAGAGCCAGCTGGGAAATTACAAATTTTGCATAAAATGGTCCAGGCTCCAGTCTTAAATATGAAAAGTAATTTCACACTAGCCAAATTAAGAAGAACTGAATTTAAGAAGTTACAACATGACAGGTGGAGACAAGTGAAAAAAATGTATAACCATGGAACAGGTGACTGGAAATCTAAAAGGCGAAACTTAAGATTTTTCTGCCAaagccagttttttaaaaatacaagtggGAAAATCAGTGATGTAGTGTCCATGAACCAAGGAAAAAGTACAGTAAAAACCCAGCCCACTGAAATCTTAGAATCTCACAATAGAATCTTGTCAACTGGAACTGAAGTCAAAGATACATTTCTTCCACAGACAATAGAATTGTCGGACTTCAGCACACATCCTGgtttaacaaatatttttaaatcacattcAGAGATAAATGGAACaagttataataaaaaaaatgttggaaAAGCACAGAACCAACTTAAAATGAGTCAAAGTACATGGAGAGCCAAAACCTTTAAAGATTGTAGAATATTTCTGAGAAAACTCAACCATATCGAACAGCATAAATCATTTAAGTTAAACATTTACTCTCCGGAAGCTGTTGAAAATAGAAGCAATCAGACCTACACTGAAGAAAAAAGGCATTGTACTTTAAGGTCCTATTCTGGTAGGCAAGATGtattaaagggaaaagaaaaggatgtGGAGACATGTAAGGGAACTAATCCTTCCAAAATGACTGCAATGCTGGATGACCAGTTAGACagcaaaaaatcaaacaaatgtgTAAATAATGAGAGCCCTGCTGCTAGTTCTGAAGTTCTTAACAAAATAAACATAAGAAAAAGACCACAATGGGAGACCACTGATATGAATATAAGAAAAAGGCATAAGAGACAATCATGCAGTACTGGACAAAtgatgaattattactcaaaataCCAACTAGGTaagtttccccccttcccccccactaaTTTTAAAATACTCATTTTAGAGTATAACCGAAAGAGAAGTAGAATAGCTGGAAACATTAAAATGTGTACTGTGTGGGTCAAAAATATCCAGTCTTCAAAAAGTAGTATTACTGAACAATTTATAATACCAAAAGCATAGTGCTGAAAGTCcagttaaaatttttaaaatactttatcaTTTTACTAAAGTTTGCCATTTGCTTTTACAATAGATATATTACACTATCCAGGCTGAAGATACACTTAATGACAAGCAATGAGCTACTTTTAGTAGCATAGTCTGAGAAAGACAGGTGAAATTCTGACATCATTAAAGtcaaagtcaattggagttttgtcattgatttcaccCATACGGCATAGGCAGGATTTCACCTATGCCGTCCTTGGTATGTCAAGGAGGAGTTAACtacaaaatatatttacattgAGATACAAAGTTACAGCACAGTTAAACAAAAGAATTCATTTTTTCTCATTTGACATTGATTGAAATACAAATCTATAATAGGACTCATAATTAAACAGTAAGATATGACCGGTAGTATTGTGTATTTCTGGGCAATTATTTACTAGAATTTCTGTGGTAGGTCCCGATTCGATGCcacttgaaatcaatgaaaagattTCTGTTGATGCTGATAGATTTTGTAGTGATCCCTTAATATACAAAACCAGATGTGGAGTGATCCTAATTAAGTGAGACATACAATAATCACACTGAAATGCATTTGCCCTAGAATGTTGTATTGCTATTGTGAAATGCAATTTGTACATAAGAAAGAACAGTAAGATATTTATAGGGCATAATTGCGCAGGTTTGACGTTGTCATGGCCATAATATAGTTAAAAATATAGGGTCCGATTGTGAAATTCTTATTCATGTCTGTGAACCCTTACTAACATAAGTAGTCCTGTTGATTTTAATAATACTACTCAGGTGAATAAGTGCTCAGCAGAACAGTAAGGGTTCCACAACAGGGCCCATAATTacaataaaatgaaacatttactaACCTACAATTATATTAGATTATCTGTCCAGGTAGCCCAGAAAAGAGAACTAATTTAAATTATTCAAAACAATGAAGCAAAATCTAATATTTCTCCCCTTGTCTTTTGTATCTAAGAAAACTGTCCCTGGGTAAAGGCAAAATCTAATTTTAGCTGTAAAACGACACATTGAATGAAATTGTACATTGTTTAGAAAATGCAGCACAGAAAGCAACTGTGCTTTCTTGCATTATAAATAAGATAAAGAAGGAAAATTATGAACTGTGTAAAATGGTTCTTATGTCATGCTCACTTCATGTAATCCTACTTCTGCAAAGGTAAATTTTCTACCTAAATTTATACtatctttttttctgtgtgtgcttCAAGTGCATTAATTTTGGAGtgcacacaaaagaaaaaaatagctaAACCCTCTCTTGCTGTAATACAGAAAGTTTGTATTcaaattatatttatttctgagTTTACTTTTTCTAATGACAACAATCTACAAAAAAACTGCAACATACTCTCATGTTAGTTCTGCTTATGAGTAATTTTTACTGATAACTTTCCTCCTTTTTAGTTTGACATCTTTAGAAAATCTGATCACTATTTTAATATTGTTACATTATTTCATTTTAGACTTTGgttacattctttttttttcttttctgttactcATAGTGTCTGTCCCATAGCTGTTGGCATCCATAGAAAGATGTCAAAAAAAGCTCACTTTTAGCATCAAAAGAAGCACTGATCTCAAAGAGGCAAATTTTAGTCAGCCTCAACCTGGTGTTTAAGACCTGATTCTACAATTGCATCCATGCTTGTGGATTTTTGAACTGGTGCAGaacctgtctctccctctctctttcctccctcgCCCCTCTCCCCGTACCCCAATGAATGCAGCTGCAAGATTGGGTTCTAATTTGCATGCATAACTGTTTTCTGGCACATTTCCTGCATCTGAAAGCTTCATGTATATGGAAGCATCATTATGTATGTGTATATTCTTTGGCTTGCATGTGGGTGTTATAGGGTATCAAGAACTACATCGCTTGCTAAGGTTTTCTGTATATTAAATACTTTTATatagataaatagatatttttgtcaacattttcaagTATTTCCTCATATCCGACTGCGGAATACCTTGAGTATTCCTGAAGGAACTTTCTGATGTCCTCTATCTAGAAAACCTGAGAAAAAAGGGCAAGATGTTGATATTGAAAAATTGTGGTTTCAATTTTTGTTGCAATCTGAGAGTTGTATAACCATACACAGGTGGATACTATTGCATTCTTACAGGTcaagacacttttgaaaaagaAGGTGCCCCTGTGATCAAGTCTCAGTCTGACTGCAGAAGAGGACTGATCATACTCTCATATCACATTTTGTTCAAAAAATGGCAAATAGGAGATACTTTGAACTTTATATTATGCTTCTGGCACTTCGATTAGCTTGTGAAGTGGCTGCTGCAATGACATATTTGGATATGTTGAGGGCTTGGTTCCAATGTACTATGAATCTCtgttcttaaactttttttttttttttttttaaaaggcagtgtTGCATTAGACTTGTCTACACGAGCCAAGGATAtcatataaatacatttttagtaaAGGATTTATGGTTCTTGCTAGAAAGGCGCTAACATGATTTCCCCTGTCAATATATTATAGACCTCACCTAGAGGCTTGGCGCTAGCTAAAGTATCCACATAGAGGCTCTGGAGATGGCTAAGCTAAAATAGAATAAACGATCATGTTATGATAAAACGTAACATGATATTGAGACGATACCATGTGAGGAATTCACCATATGATGAATGGTCTAAAGATTTTCAGCAAGAGGTACTGAAAGAACTCTTAAAAATGAGATCAATTATAATTATTTGCAACATAGGGCACCTTTCTTCATCCTATTGTGAACTTTTTCATTTCTGCCTTACATTTTGGCAACCAACAGAGTCGACGGGCTtggagattttatatatttatatataaatacctCCCATCATAGGTATTTGAAAAGGTTTTACTAGCAATGTGTAAAATTACCAGTAGtttgatttatttaattattttcagatTTGAGAGCCCTGTTTTCAAATGTCGATATTTTAATGGGGTACACTCAGCTCAGCACTTCGACAAAATGGGAATTTACAGTCCTAAATACTGACTTGGACGTCCAACTACAGGATTTGGACATCCTGCTTAAGGagcccacatt
This window contains:
- the LCORL gene encoding ligand-dependent nuclear receptor corepressor-like protein isoform X1, which gives rise to MEKETDRMAAAAPAPPAAAASSSSPQCRSPRCTAERRGVRRELDSWRHRLMHCVGFESILEGLYGPRLRRDLSLFEDCEPEELTDWSMDEKCSFCNLHKETVSERIPVIGSSQSTPTEELSSQGQSNTDKIECQAENYLNALFRKKDLPQNCDPNIPLVAQELMKKMIRQFAIEYISKSSKIQENRNGSSFEPSLICKNIQMNQTENSLQEEQDSPLDLTVNRTQEQKTQQGDGVLDLSTKKSARLEESTYDPSSSENSVSGSTVGEKSEEATKLEKGKSALNKVLESLCSYHWQQILAILKFLIQDKNVPSLCSCLQPHIIHSEIQNSLIEDDIHVPFCSSDGHMVTKRCCLQNQNPNTCLPSLCVCIKDLHCLPCQTVATGCIKTVVNKRIAHSCNPHRCYTGQLQNYNNKYSVTAATCTSFSSTEDYDLSNSVKSSSRSRSPSPPPLSPVQSNETETLEGSPIDFPALDNKFEITINQPPSLLPAEGSNREYEDEGKLCKGKGFGYSNETRLSTDQESSKCVINSEKFENGEHSAIFQDLIDRINEKLKSIETTDITTNLVKLSESNRAPENDNVKLGDFITSLLHDAKASDYTFMELLSQHDKQVENKIIQTRFRKRQETLFAMYNSPDSPLIRRQSLQIKRELASLDETFIRKKSTLERNVKKSTKKYGKMSANKGDSYNMFEDKALKNPDNLGMRCQAKSMSLPVCQAESMGLPLNNFETNSGFVAFSENNVTLVDQTNFAKTQGDYAIEKERDQSPLKGEYNGILGRTKRNIVPPGWYSVYVTNDFLCRKSSKTKKSPENLERDNIVKDLQAERSIDVNKIVRNTNLQVVVERLEDTINIAKKTKSPLLDSYKISSTFECDMNETARRGLHFNMGEKGCAGQSFLPQSHLSCSNTCKTECVPTRKYKEVLDQGLGNNLLKTSSSDSGRLTFSNGDVQTRSEVGESASLLGYSSPIKLMFVSEVNSSEGVKYTLTAASASSTANTNLCLFQKHPDTISGKKSKTSDLVHEICIGDSGYNGNESDSKEESNFDNAETIADTCAAGETDLNYFKQSEETVEKSNSGNEPVLKRKPGRPKKIGPQVVKQVKRPIGRPPKPKINMAENSDLRSEPTSIGKTTKSDVTVMKEVISNKNITVTVVFGRSRRTKRHVSEGNINIINAMPTQHDSNFTNDSSELRQNTETESGFAEIVKVLQDSATENEVSGSGYEYIRPIKNNPLLPHLYSNIIQPNQKPLTITRKPGRPAKVKISGISVTVNRVSPQERKVSISGCLPPLQQQHVLEKKISQEKNNQPCNKMNEIKNVQNDTTTVSSVITAESRKHEIPLRHSVRDRRPSLHFLHSLASSSTFTCRSALLRKSYKLRLKKAKDQKEKRMQSNLRIVSNDTSETKNPGSEEKGSEVNEFRSVNEISLDPIFSSNPSLRWWATSTSRDSLLEELNNRFEQITNTWLQVGGNEFEKRLYEKSHHVEQDCSIKVSRPLDTCLVELEASPIKMLFQKKCNINELSTWFMQTTETQSLSLVRKANARNPLEVISTREMKMGSKQSDLNTTPFRKHFKKFALSSPSEPAGKLQILHKMVQAPVLNMKSNFTLAKLRRTEFKKLQHDRWRQVKKMYNHGTGDWKSKRRNLRFFCQSQFFKNTSGKISDVVSMNQGKSTVKTQPTEILESHNRILSTGTEVKDTFLPQTIELSDFSTHPGLTNIFKSHSEINGTSYNKKNVGKAQNQLKMSQSTWRAKTFKDCRIFLRKLNHIEQHKSFKLNIYSPEAVENRSNQTYTEEKRHCTLRSYSGRQDVLKGKEKDVETCKGTNPSKMTAMLDDQLDSKKSNKCVNNESPAASSEVLNKINIRKRPQWETTDMNIRKRHKRQSCSTGQMMNYYSKYQLA
- the LCORL gene encoding ligand-dependent nuclear receptor corepressor-like protein isoform X4 → MDEKCSFCNLHKETVSERIPVIGSSQSTPTEELSSQGQSNTDKIECQAENYLNALFRKKDLPQNCDPNIPLVAQELMKKMIRQFAIEYISKSSKIQENRNGSSFEPSLICKNIQMNQTENSLQEEQDSPLDLTVNRTQEQKTQQGDGVLDLSTKKSARLEESTYDPSSSENSVSGSTVGEKSEEATKLEKGKSALNKVLESLCSYHWQQILAILKFLIQDKNVPSLCSCLQPHIIHSEIQNSLIEDDIHVPFCSSDGHMVTKRCCLQNQNPNTCLPSLCVCIKDLHCLPCQTVATGCIKTVVNKRIAHSCNPHRCYTGQLQNYNNKYSVTAATCTSFSSTEDYDLSNSVKSSSRSRSPSPPPLSPVQSNETETLEGSPIDFPALDNKFEITINQPPSLLPAEGSNREYEDEGKLCKGKGFGYSNETRLSTDQESSKCVINSEKFENGEHSAIFQDLIDRINEKLKSIETTDITTNLVKLSESNRAPENDNVKLGDFITSLLHDAKASDYTFMELLSQHDKQVENKIIQTRFRKRQETLFAMYNSPDSPLIRRQSLQIKRELASLDETFIRKKSTLERNVKKSTKKYGKMSANKGDSYNMFEDKALKNPDNLGMRCQAKSMSLPVCQAESMGLPLNNFETNSGFVAFSENNVTLVDQTNFAKTQGDYAIEKERDQSPLKGEYNGILGRTKRNIVPPGWYSVYVTNDFLCRKSSKTKKSPENLERDNIVKDLQAERSIDVNKIVRNTNLQVVVERLEDTINIAKKTKSPLLDSYKISSTFECDMNETARRGLHFNMGEKGCAGQSFLPQSHLSCSNTCKTECVPTRKYKEVLDQGLGNNLLKTSSSDSGRLTFSNGDVQTRSEVGESASLLGYSSPIKLMFVSEVNSSEGVKYTLTAASASSTANTNLCLFQKHPDTISGKKSKTSDLVHEICIGDSGYNGNESDSKEESNFDNAETIADTCAAGETDLNYFKQSEETVEKSNSGNEPVLKRKPGRPKKIGPQVVKQVKRPIGRPPKPKINMAENSDLRSEPTSIGKTTKSDVTVMKEVISNKNITVTVVFGRSRRTKRHVSEGNINIINAMPTQHDSNFTNDSSELRQNTETESGFAEIVKVLQDSATENEVSGSGYEYIRPIKNNPLLPHLYSNIIQPNQKPLTITRKPGRPAKVKISGISVTVNRVSPQERKVSISGCLPPLQQQHVLEKKISQEKNNQPCNKMNEIKNVQNDTTTVSSVITAESRKHEIPLRHSVRDRRPSLHFLHSLASSSTFTCRSALLRKSYKLRLKKAKDQKEKRMQSNLRIVSNDTSETKNPGSEEKGSEVNEFRSVNEISLDPIFSSNPSLRWWATSTSRDSLLEELNNRFEQITNTWLQVGGNEFEKRLYEKSHHVEQDCSIKVSRPLDTCLVELEASPIKMLFQKKCNINELSTWFMQTTETQSLSLVRKANARNPLEVISTREMKMGSKQSDLNTTPFRKHFKKFALSSPSEPAGKLQILHKMVQAPVLNMKSNFTLAKLRRTEFKKLQHDRWRQVKKMYNHGTGDWKSKRRNLRFFCQSQFFKNTSGKISDVVSMNQGKSTVKTQPTEILESHNRILSTGTEVKDTFLPQTIELSDFSTHPGLTNIFKSHSEINGTSYNKKNVGKAQNQLKMSQSTWRAKTFKDCRIFLRKLNHIEQHKSFKLNIYSPEAVENRSNQTYTEEKRHCTLRSYSGRQDVLKGKEKDVETCKGTNPSKMTAMLDDQLDSKKSNKCVNNESPAASSEVLNKINIRKRPQWETTDMNIRKRHKRQSCSTGQMMNYYSKYQLA